The sequence CGCAATCCAACGCCGTGATGTCGCACGCCATGATGGGCCTGATGAAAAAGCAGGGCGTCAAGACCGTCGGCTTCCTGGGCTACACCGATGCCTATGGCGAAGGCTGGCTCAAGGACTTCACCGCCGAGGCCGAAAAGAACGGCATCAAGGTCATCGCCACCGAGCGCTTCGCACGCTCGGACACCAGCGTGACCGGCCAGGTGCTCAAACTGGTGGCCGCCAACCCCGATGCAATGCTGATCGTCGCCTCGGGCAGCGGCGCGGCCATGCCGCACATGGCGGTGGTCGAGCGCGGCTACAAGGGAAAAATCTACCAGACGCACGCTGCCGCCACGCGTGACCTGATGCGCGTGGGCGGCAAGGCGGTGGAAGGCGCCTATGTGGTGTCCGGCCCGGCCGTGATTGCCGAGCAGTTGCCTGACAGCCATCCGTCCAAGAAAGCCGCCATCGACTTTGTGCAGAAGTTCGAGAAAGCCTATGGCCCCGGTTCGCGCAACCAGTTTGCCGGCCATGGTTATGACGCCGAACTGGTGCTCGAAAAAATCGTTCCCATGGCGCTCAAGAAAGCCAAGCCCGGCACGCCGGAATTCCGCGCAGCGCTGCGCGACGCCATGGAAACCATGGGCCGCAGCGTGGTGGCGCATGGCGTGGTGAACTGGACTAAGGACGACCACTGGGGCTACACGCCTGAAACCGGCGTGATGCTCAAGGTGGTCAACGGCGACTGGAAAGTCGAATAAGCCGTTAGTCCCGGCACGCGCGGCTCGGCTCCAACCGCCCCGCGCGCTGCCGAATCTTCTCCCTTTTCTCTCTCCTCAAGGCTTCCCCATGGACTTTTCGATCGCCAGCATTTTGCTGCTGGACGGCGTGACCAATGGTGCCATTTACGCCCTGTTGGGCCTGGCGACCGTGCTGGTCTTCACCGTCACACGGGTCATCTTCATCCCGCAAGGCGAGTTTGTTGCCTATGGCGCGCTGACGCTGGCCATCCTGCAAACCGGGAAGATTCCCGGCACCGTCTGGCTGCTCTTGATTCTGGCGGCCATCGCCGCCGCGATGGATGGCGTGGGCGCCTGGCGTCGCCACCACAATGCCCTGGCCACCCTGAAGTCGGCGCTCAAGACCCTGGTGATTCCTGTCGTGGTGGCCGGCCTGACCGCCTGGGCGGCGCCGCTGCAAATGCCGCTGCTGCTGCAGGCGCTGCTCAGCGTGTGCATCGTCACCGCCTTTGGCCCGCTGGTGTACCGCGTGGCCTACCAGTCGCTGGCCGATGCCTCGCCGCTGGTGCTCTTGATTGTCTCGGTCGGCGTGCATTTCGCCATGACCGGGCTGGGCCTGCTGTTTTTTGGCGCCGAGGGATTCCGCAACCCGTCGTTCTGGGATCTGCGCATGAGCCTGGGCGCGCTCACCCTGAGCGGCCAGGCCATCATCATCATGCTCACCTCGGTCGCACTGATCGTGCTGCTCTGGCTGTTTTTTGAACGCTCGCTCTACGGCAAGGCGCTGCGCGCCACGGCGGTGAACCGGCTGGGCGCGCGCCTGATGGGCATTTCCTCGCAGTCGGCGGGCCAGCTGACGTTTGCCATGGCGGCGCTGATCGGCGCGTTGTCGGGCCTGCTGATCGGGCCGACGACCACGATTTTTTACGACTCGGGCTTTCTCATCGGCCTGAAGGGCTTCGTGGCGGCGGTGGCGGCAGGTCTGGCCAGCTACCCCGGCGCGCTGCTGGGCGCGCTGTTCGTCGGCCTGGTCGAGGCGTTTGCCTCCTTCTGGGCCAGTGCTTTCAAGGAAGTGATTGTGTTTACCCTGATTTTGCCGGTGCTGTTGTGGCGTTCCCTGCAAGGCGGACATTCGGATGAGGAGCACTGAGATGCTGGCAAGACGTTATGGACTCTGGGCGCTCATCGTGGTGCTTGTTGGCGTGGCCGTGCTGCCGCTGCCCGATTTCTGGATCACCCAGCTCAACTACATTGGCCTGTACAGCCTGGTCTGCCTGGGGCTGGTTCTGCTGACCGGCGTGGCCGGGCTGACCTCCTTCGGCCAGGCCGCATTTGTCGGCATCGGCGCTTACTCGACCGCCTGGCTGACGCTCAACACCGGCCTGTCGCCGTGGCTCACGCTGTTCATCGGCCTGGGGCTGACGGCGGCCTGCGCGCTGATCCTGGCTTTGCTCACGCTCAGGATGTCGGGACACTACCTGCCGCTGGCCACCATGGCCTGGGGCCTGTCGCTCTACTACCTGATGGGCAACCTTGACGCGCTGGGCAAATACGATGGCCTGCTGGGCATCCAGGGCCTCACGCTGCTGGGCTGGGAAGTCGGCCAGGGGCGCGGCTTTTTTGCGCTGACCTGGACCATCGTCGTGCTGGCGGCGCTGGCCATCGTGCAGCTGCTCGACTCCCGGGCAGGGCGGGCGATGCGGTCGCTGCGCAGCGGCACGCTGATGGCCGAGGCCATGGGCGTGTCCACGCTGCGCTACAAGATCATCATTTTCCTGATTGCCGCACTGCTGGCGTCCCTCTCGGGCTGGCTCTTTGCGCACTTTCAGCGCACCGTCAACCCCTCGCCCTTCGGGCTGAAGATGGGCATCGAGTACCTGTTCATGACGGTGGTCGGCGGCGTCGGCCATGTCTGGGGCGCGCTCACCGGCGCGCTGCTCACCAAGCTGCTCGAAGACCAGCTCCAGGTGCTGCTGCCCCAGTGGCTGGGCACCAGCGGCAGCTATGAAATCATTGTGTTCGGCATCGTGCTGGTGCTGATGCTCAAGTTCCTGCCCGATGGCCTGTGGTCCTTCGTGGATCGGCGCGTGCCCCGCGCCAGGCGCAAGGAAGACTGGGCCGGCGCCCCCGATCTGCCCGCGCGCGCCAAGCCGGAGCAGGGCGAACTGGTGCTCGACGTGCAGGCCATCCGCAAGGAGTTTGGCGGGCTGGTCGCGGTCAAGGACATCAGTTTCCAGATCCGCGCTGGCCAGATCGTCGGCCTGATTGGACCGAACGGTGCCGGCAAATCGACCACCTTCAACCTGATCTCTGGCGTGCTGTCTCTCACCAGCGGCAATGTGGTGTTTCGCGGCGAGAAAATCGGCGGCCTGCGTTCACGGGAGATTGCGGCACGCGGCATGTCGCGCACCTTTCAGCACGTCAAGATGATTCCCGACATGACCGTGCTGGAAAACGTCGCCCTGGGCACCCACCTGCGCGGCACCAAGGGCGTGGTGTCGGCCATGACCCGGCTCAACCGCAGCGAAGAACAGCAGTTGTTCCGCGAAGCCCAGCGCCAGCTTGAGCGCATTGGCATGGGTGCTTTTCTGCATGAGCAGGCCGGCAACCTGGCGATGGGGCCGCAGCGCCTGATGGAAATTGCCCGCGCCCTGTGCAGCGATCCGGCCCTGCTGCTGCTCGACGAGCCGGCCGCCGGCCTGCGCCACCAGGAAAAGCTGGCCCTGGGCGGTGTGCTGCGCCAGCTGCGCGCCGAAGGCATGAGCATCTTGCTGGTCGAGCATGACATGGACCTGGTCATGGGCATCTGCGACCACCTGGTCGTGATGGAGTTCGGCACCTACCTGACCGAAGGCACGCCGGCCTTCATTCAGCAAAGCCCCGCCGTGCGCGCCGCCTACCTCGGCACGGAACATTAAGGAAACAAGCCATGACAAATCCTCACCTTCGCATCCACGACCTGCGTGCCGGCTACGGCCGGGCCGAGGTGCTGCACGGACTGGACCTGCAGGCCGCCAAGGGCAGCGTCATCACCGTCATTGGCCCCAACGGGGCCGGCAAGTCCACCCTGCTCAACACGCTGATGGGCATACTGCCCGGCCGCGGCGCCATCGAGTTCGAGGGCCAGTCCATCGCCGCGCTGACGCTGGAAGACCGCGTCATGCTCGGCATCGCGCTGGTGCCCGAAAAGCGTGAACTGTTCGGCACCATGCCGGTGGAAGACAACCTGGTGCTGGGCGGCTTTCGCCAGATGCGGCTGGGCAATGCCCAGTGGCGTGACCGCCTGGCCGACGTCTATGACTTGTTTCCGCGCCTGAAAGAGCGGCGCATGCAGCTGGCCGGCACGCTGTCCGGCGGCGAGCGGCAGATGCTGGCGGTCGGCCGCTCGCTGATGTCGCGCCCCAGCCTCTTGATGCTTGATGAGCCCAGCCTGGGCCTGGCGCCACTGGTGGTGCGCGAGATTTTTTCCATCATCACCGAGTTGCGCAAGACCGGCGTCACCATCGTTCTGGTCGAGCAGAACGCACGCGCCGCGCTGGCCGTGGCCGATTACGGCTATGTGCTGGAAATGGGCGAGCTAAGCCTGCATGGCCCGGCCGCCGAGCTGGCCGAAGATCCGCGCGTGATCGACACCTACCTGGGCGCTGCCCGCAAGAAAGAGGAGGACATCAAGATGCCGTCCGCATGAACCCAAGCCTTCACCCCATTTTTTAACGCCGCCCTCAAGCGCCCGCGACCGTTTTCCCGTTTCCCATTTCCCGTCGCCTGCAGGCATCCAGCGCACGGCTGAAGTTGCGCAAGTGGCTCGAATGACCCCGTGCATCCTTTCAATAATTACTACGCAGAGACAAACATGAAAATTTCAACCCTT comes from Polaromonas naphthalenivorans CJ2 and encodes:
- a CDS encoding ABC transporter substrate-binding protein — encoded protein: MKLKKTFIATAFTLLACGTALADITIGVSLPLTGPASGLGIPVNNQMKLWPSTIGGEKVRLIILDDATDPTNGTKNAKRFVTDDKVDIIIGSVATPVAIPIADVAAESKTVQLSLSPIQLPPGKDGWTFRMPQSNAVMSHAMMGLMKKQGVKTVGFLGYTDAYGEGWLKDFTAEAEKNGIKVIATERFARSDTSVTGQVLKLVAANPDAMLIVASGSGAAMPHMAVVERGYKGKIYQTHAAATRDLMRVGGKAVEGAYVVSGPAVIAEQLPDSHPSKKAAIDFVQKFEKAYGPGSRNQFAGHGYDAELVLEKIVPMALKKAKPGTPEFRAALRDAMETMGRSVVAHGVVNWTKDDHWGYTPETGVMLKVVNGDWKVE
- a CDS encoding branched-chain amino acid ABC transporter ATP-binding protein/permease, which encodes MLARRYGLWALIVVLVGVAVLPLPDFWITQLNYIGLYSLVCLGLVLLTGVAGLTSFGQAAFVGIGAYSTAWLTLNTGLSPWLTLFIGLGLTAACALILALLTLRMSGHYLPLATMAWGLSLYYLMGNLDALGKYDGLLGIQGLTLLGWEVGQGRGFFALTWTIVVLAALAIVQLLDSRAGRAMRSLRSGTLMAEAMGVSTLRYKIIIFLIAALLASLSGWLFAHFQRTVNPSPFGLKMGIEYLFMTVVGGVGHVWGALTGALLTKLLEDQLQVLLPQWLGTSGSYEIIVFGIVLVLMLKFLPDGLWSFVDRRVPRARRKEDWAGAPDLPARAKPEQGELVLDVQAIRKEFGGLVAVKDISFQIRAGQIVGLIGPNGAGKSTTFNLISGVLSLTSGNVVFRGEKIGGLRSREIAARGMSRTFQHVKMIPDMTVLENVALGTHLRGTKGVVSAMTRLNRSEEQQLFREAQRQLERIGMGAFLHEQAGNLAMGPQRLMEIARALCSDPALLLLDEPAAGLRHQEKLALGGVLRQLRAEGMSILLVEHDMDLVMGICDHLVVMEFGTYLTEGTPAFIQQSPAVRAAYLGTEH
- a CDS encoding ABC transporter ATP-binding protein encodes the protein MTNPHLRIHDLRAGYGRAEVLHGLDLQAAKGSVITVIGPNGAGKSTLLNTLMGILPGRGAIEFEGQSIAALTLEDRVMLGIALVPEKRELFGTMPVEDNLVLGGFRQMRLGNAQWRDRLADVYDLFPRLKERRMQLAGTLSGGERQMLAVGRSLMSRPSLLMLDEPSLGLAPLVVREIFSIITELRKTGVTIVLVEQNARAALAVADYGYVLEMGELSLHGPAAELAEDPRVIDTYLGAARKKEEDIKMPSA
- a CDS encoding branched-chain amino acid ABC transporter permease, with amino-acid sequence MDFSIASILLLDGVTNGAIYALLGLATVLVFTVTRVIFIPQGEFVAYGALTLAILQTGKIPGTVWLLLILAAIAAAMDGVGAWRRHHNALATLKSALKTLVIPVVVAGLTAWAAPLQMPLLLQALLSVCIVTAFGPLVYRVAYQSLADASPLVLLIVSVGVHFAMTGLGLLFFGAEGFRNPSFWDLRMSLGALTLSGQAIIIMLTSVALIVLLWLFFERSLYGKALRATAVNRLGARLMGISSQSAGQLTFAMAALIGALSGLLIGPTTTIFYDSGFLIGLKGFVAAVAAGLASYPGALLGALFVGLVEAFASFWASAFKEVIVFTLILPVLLWRSLQGGHSDEEH